The proteins below come from a single Mytilus edulis chromosome 5, xbMytEdul2.2, whole genome shotgun sequence genomic window:
- the LOC139524049 gene encoding protein AAR2 homolog isoform X1, translated as MILCRDNLATTSTLGKRILDVPSLLDIMDQDTAQTLFKEGAIFVFLDVPVGTEFGIDYNSWNVGPEFRGVKMIPAGLHFVYYSACNKEGQTAPRTGFFYNFRKKEIVVRKWNRLLEDIDPDIDVRGDMLQKFHDNKEEMDRYLGAYPYENYKKWVSLSSCMSESLVEKLQPENGKILSVSEFISESSDTASRKKANDNQPDKSFIEPTSAREAESQLPQMKVQPGTFIRFTELPKKRYPEGSTPAEITKCSMDSTYILETLLKENLNSIEKDLLGEVQFSFICFLIGQVFDGFDQWKKLVHLLCSSESALTNHTQLFLDFIGVLYFQVHEIPEDFFVDIVSQSNFLTTTLQEFFSNVDCSSADQSLKRKCRKFKEHLTSKFRWDFDSEPDEYAPVVVETN; from the exons ATGATTCTCTGTAGGGATAATCTGGCCACAACCTCAACATTGGGAAAACGAATTTTAGACGTTCCCTCACTTTTGGAT ATCATGGATCAAGACACAGCTCAAACCTTGTTCAAAGAAGGTGCTATTTTTGTATTCCTTGATGTACCAGTTGGAACAGAATTTGGTATTGATTATAATTCATGGAATGTCGGACCAGAGTTCAGAGGAGTTAAAATGATTCCTGCAGGtcttcattttgtttattatag CGCCTGTAATAAGGAAGGTCAAACAGCACCTAGAACTGGATTTTTCTATAACTTCAGAAAGAAAGAAATTGTTGTTCGCAAATGGAACAGATTGTTAGAAG ATATTGATCCAGATATTGATGTAAGAGGAGACATGCTTCAGAAATTTCATGACAATAAAGAGGAAATGGACAGATACTTAGGAGCTTATCCTTATGAAAA tTACAAAAAATGGGTTTCTCTGTCCAGCTGCATGAGCGAGTCTTTAGTGGAAAAACTTCAACCAGAAAATGGAAAAATCTTAAGTGTTTCAGAATTTATATCAGAAAGTAGTGACACTGCAAGCCGTAAAAAAGCAAACGATAATCAGCCAGATAAGTCATTTATAGAACCAACATCTGCAAGAGAAGCAGAATCACAACTACCACAAATGAAAGTACAGCCAGGAACATTTATCAGGTTTACAGAATTACCCAAGAAGAGGTACCCCGAGGGGAGTACTCCAGCAGAAATTACAAAATGTAGCATGGATTCAACTTACATATTAGAAactcttttaaaagaaaatttaaattccATTGAAAAAGATTTACTTGGAGAAGTTCAGTTTTCATTTATCTGCTTTTTGATTGGACAAGTCTTTGATGGATTTGACCAATGGAAAAAATTGGTACATTTACTGTGTAGCAGTGAATCTGCATTGACAAATCACACTCAACTATTTTTAGATTTCATTGGTGTActttattttcaagttcatgaAATCCCTGAAGATTTCTTTGTAGATATTGTATCACAGAGTAATTTTTTGACGACAACTTTACAAGAATTCTTTTCTAATGTGGACTGTAGTTCTGCTGATCAGAGCCTGAAGAGAAAATGCAGAAAATTTAAAGAACATTTGACCAGTAAATTTAGATGGGACTTTGATTCTGAGCCAGATGAATATGCACCAGTTGTTGTTGAGACAAACTAA
- the LOC139524049 gene encoding protein AAR2 homolog isoform X2: MDQDTAQTLFKEGAIFVFLDVPVGTEFGIDYNSWNVGPEFRGVKMIPAGLHFVYYSACNKEGQTAPRTGFFYNFRKKEIVVRKWNRLLEDIDPDIDVRGDMLQKFHDNKEEMDRYLGAYPYENYKKWVSLSSCMSESLVEKLQPENGKILSVSEFISESSDTASRKKANDNQPDKSFIEPTSAREAESQLPQMKVQPGTFIRFTELPKKRYPEGSTPAEITKCSMDSTYILETLLKENLNSIEKDLLGEVQFSFICFLIGQVFDGFDQWKKLVHLLCSSESALTNHTQLFLDFIGVLYFQVHEIPEDFFVDIVSQSNFLTTTLQEFFSNVDCSSADQSLKRKCRKFKEHLTSKFRWDFDSEPDEYAPVVVETN, from the exons ATGGATCAAGACACAGCTCAAACCTTGTTCAAAGAAGGTGCTATTTTTGTATTCCTTGATGTACCAGTTGGAACAGAATTTGGTATTGATTATAATTCATGGAATGTCGGACCAGAGTTCAGAGGAGTTAAAATGATTCCTGCAGGtcttcattttgtttattatag CGCCTGTAATAAGGAAGGTCAAACAGCACCTAGAACTGGATTTTTCTATAACTTCAGAAAGAAAGAAATTGTTGTTCGCAAATGGAACAGATTGTTAGAAG ATATTGATCCAGATATTGATGTAAGAGGAGACATGCTTCAGAAATTTCATGACAATAAAGAGGAAATGGACAGATACTTAGGAGCTTATCCTTATGAAAA tTACAAAAAATGGGTTTCTCTGTCCAGCTGCATGAGCGAGTCTTTAGTGGAAAAACTTCAACCAGAAAATGGAAAAATCTTAAGTGTTTCAGAATTTATATCAGAAAGTAGTGACACTGCAAGCCGTAAAAAAGCAAACGATAATCAGCCAGATAAGTCATTTATAGAACCAACATCTGCAAGAGAAGCAGAATCACAACTACCACAAATGAAAGTACAGCCAGGAACATTTATCAGGTTTACAGAATTACCCAAGAAGAGGTACCCCGAGGGGAGTACTCCAGCAGAAATTACAAAATGTAGCATGGATTCAACTTACATATTAGAAactcttttaaaagaaaatttaaattccATTGAAAAAGATTTACTTGGAGAAGTTCAGTTTTCATTTATCTGCTTTTTGATTGGACAAGTCTTTGATGGATTTGACCAATGGAAAAAATTGGTACATTTACTGTGTAGCAGTGAATCTGCATTGACAAATCACACTCAACTATTTTTAGATTTCATTGGTGTActttattttcaagttcatgaAATCCCTGAAGATTTCTTTGTAGATATTGTATCACAGAGTAATTTTTTGACGACAACTTTACAAGAATTCTTTTCTAATGTGGACTGTAGTTCTGCTGATCAGAGCCTGAAGAGAAAATGCAGAAAATTTAAAGAACATTTGACCAGTAAATTTAGATGGGACTTTGATTCTGAGCCAGATGAATATGCACCAGTTGTTGTTGAGACAAACTAA